A single window of Salvia splendens isolate huo1 chromosome 8, SspV2, whole genome shotgun sequence DNA harbors:
- the LOC121743752 gene encoding calcium-binding protein KRP1-like, producing MAGGRKGNDQFEDMLPLMAERLGGEELIGELCKGFGLLMDREKGVITFDSLKKNSALLGLQDLGDDELEGMLREGDLDRDGALDQMEFCVLMFRLSPQLMDQSVALLEYALEQEFGWN from the coding sequence ATGGCTGGAGGGAGAAAGGGGAATGATCAGTTTGAAGACATGCTGCCATTGATGGCTGAGAGGTTGGGAGGTGAGGAGCTGATTGGGGAGCTCTGCAAAGGGTTTGGTCTGCTGATGGATAGGGAAAAAGGGGTGATCACATTTGACAGTTTGAAGAAGAACTCAGCTCTCTTGGGGCTGCAGGATCTCGGGGACGACGAGCTCGAGGGCATGTTGAGGGAGGGCGATCTTGACCGGGATGGCGCCCTCGACCAGATGGAGTTTTGTGTGCTCATGTTCAGGTTGAGCCCTCAGCTCATGGACCAGTCTGTGGCCTTGCTTGAGTATGCTTTAGAGCAGGAGTTTGGAtggaattga
- the LOC121745209 gene encoding transcription initiation factor IIE subunit alpha-like isoform X2 produces the protein MASIDPFNRLVKLAARAFYDDITTKGENQQKTGRGDNRGIAVVVLDALTRRQWVREEDLAKDLKLHTKQLRRTLRFFEEEKLVARDHRKETAKGAKVYNAAVAATGDSQQAGREGDDKQKMHVHSYCCLDYAQIYDVVRYRLHRMKKKLKDELESKNTIQEYVCPTCGKRYTALDALQLITPYDEYFHCESCNGVLVAESDKLVIQDLGDGDDNARKHRHDKIKDMLSKMEVQLKPLIDQLARVKDLPIPEFGNLQAWEARAHAAGRSANGDLTASDPSKSSQGFGGTPMPYVGETKVEVAFSGIGEKGEMAKSETPMKVLPPWMIKDGMSLTKEQWGETKSEMKTDGTLTAPEVSDDKKSSTVNDEKKSIQEEPMNRPELANTISNEDYYTTTERQVGMKSKRDEDYEGDDVNWEEAAPTTGGQTRQFKVDLNEEAEVSEEEDDIDWEEG, from the exons ATGGCTAGCATCGATCCATTCAACCG CTTGGTGAAACTTGCGGCGAGGGCTTTTTACGATGACATAACGACGAAAGGGGAAAATCAGCAGAAGACGGGGAGAGGCGACAATAGAGGGATTGCCGTTGTTGTTCTCGACGCTCTTACGAG GCGacagtgggtgagagaagaggATTTGGCTAAGGACTTGAAGCTTCATACCAAGCAACTTCGAAGAACTCTCAGGTTCTTTGAAGAAGAAAAGCTAGTAGCTCGAGATCACAGGAAGGAG ACTGCAAAGGGTGCCAAAGTATATAATGCTGCAGTTGCTGCCACTGGTGATAGTCAACAGGCTGGAAGAGAAGGCGATGACAAACAAAAGATGCATGTACACTCATATTGTTGTCTGGATTATGCACAG ATATATGATGTGGTGAGATACAGATTGCATCGAATGAAGAAAAAGCTGAAGGATGAACTAGAGAGCAAGAATACTATTCAGGAGTATGTTTGCCCCACTTGTGGCAAAAG ATACACTGCTCTTGATGCTCTCCAATTGATCACTCCATATGATGAGTACTTCCACTGTGAAAGCTGCAATGGGGTACTTGTAGCTGAAAGCGATAAGTTAGTTATTCAAGATTTGGGAGATGGAGATGATAATGCAAGAAAGCATCGccatgataaaataaaagacatGTTGTCAAAGATGGAG GTGCAACTCAAACCACTCATTGATCAACTTGCTAGGGTTAAGGATTTGCCCATCCCTGAATTTGGTAATCTTCAAGCTTGGGAAGCTAGAGCACATGCTGCTGGGCGTTCTGCCAATGGGGACCTTACTGCGAGTGACCCTTCTAAATCATCTCAGGGTTTTGGTGGAACTCCTATGCCTTATGTAGGGGAGACGAAG GTTGAAGTTGCTTTTTCTGGCATTGGTGAAAAAGGAGAAATGGCGAAATCAGAAACTCCTATGAAAGTGTTGCCTCCATGGATGATAAAGGACGGAATGAGTCTCACGAAAGAGCAATGGGGAGAAACCAAATCAGAGATGAAAACTGATGGTACTTTGACGGCTCCTGAGGTTTCTGATGACAAAAAATCCTCAACCGtaaatgatgaaaaaaagagTATACAG GAAGAGCCGATGAATAGGCCGGAGCTAGCCAATACAATCTCCAACGAAGACTATTACACCACCACTGAGCGGCAAGTTGGCATGAAGTCAAAACGCGATGAAGATTATGAAGGAGACGATGTCAATTGGGAAGAGGCTGCTCCGACAACCG GTGGCCAAACTAGACAATTTAAAGTTGACCTGAATGAAGAAGCTGAAGTTTCTGAGGAGGAGGACGACATCGACTGGGAAGAAGGATGA
- the LOC121745209 gene encoding transcription initiation factor IIE subunit alpha-like isoform X1, whose amino-acid sequence MASIDPFNRLVKLAARAFYDDITTKGENQQKTGRGDNRGIAVVVLDALTRRQWVREEDLAKDLKLHTKQLRRTLRFFEEEKLVARDHRKETAKGAKVYNAAVAATGDSQQAGREGDDKQKMHVHSYCCLDYAQIYDVVRYRLHRMKKKLKDELESKNTIQEYVCPTCGKRYTALDALQLITPYDEYFHCESCNGVLVAESDKLVIQDLGDGDDNARKHRHDKIKDMLSKMEVQLKPLIDQLARVKDLPIPEFGNLQAWEARAHAAGRSANGDLTASDPSKSSQGFGGTPMPYVGETKVEVAFSGIGEKGEMAKSETPMKVLPPWMIKDGMSLTKEQWGETKSEMKTDGTLTAPEVSDDKKSSTVNDEKKSIQDEYVKAYYAALLMRQREQEEPMNRPELANTISNEDYYTTTERQVGMKSKRDEDYEGDDVNWEEAAPTTGGQTRQFKVDLNEEAEVSEEEDDIDWEEG is encoded by the exons ATGGCTAGCATCGATCCATTCAACCG CTTGGTGAAACTTGCGGCGAGGGCTTTTTACGATGACATAACGACGAAAGGGGAAAATCAGCAGAAGACGGGGAGAGGCGACAATAGAGGGATTGCCGTTGTTGTTCTCGACGCTCTTACGAG GCGacagtgggtgagagaagaggATTTGGCTAAGGACTTGAAGCTTCATACCAAGCAACTTCGAAGAACTCTCAGGTTCTTTGAAGAAGAAAAGCTAGTAGCTCGAGATCACAGGAAGGAG ACTGCAAAGGGTGCCAAAGTATATAATGCTGCAGTTGCTGCCACTGGTGATAGTCAACAGGCTGGAAGAGAAGGCGATGACAAACAAAAGATGCATGTACACTCATATTGTTGTCTGGATTATGCACAG ATATATGATGTGGTGAGATACAGATTGCATCGAATGAAGAAAAAGCTGAAGGATGAACTAGAGAGCAAGAATACTATTCAGGAGTATGTTTGCCCCACTTGTGGCAAAAG ATACACTGCTCTTGATGCTCTCCAATTGATCACTCCATATGATGAGTACTTCCACTGTGAAAGCTGCAATGGGGTACTTGTAGCTGAAAGCGATAAGTTAGTTATTCAAGATTTGGGAGATGGAGATGATAATGCAAGAAAGCATCGccatgataaaataaaagacatGTTGTCAAAGATGGAG GTGCAACTCAAACCACTCATTGATCAACTTGCTAGGGTTAAGGATTTGCCCATCCCTGAATTTGGTAATCTTCAAGCTTGGGAAGCTAGAGCACATGCTGCTGGGCGTTCTGCCAATGGGGACCTTACTGCGAGTGACCCTTCTAAATCATCTCAGGGTTTTGGTGGAACTCCTATGCCTTATGTAGGGGAGACGAAG GTTGAAGTTGCTTTTTCTGGCATTGGTGAAAAAGGAGAAATGGCGAAATCAGAAACTCCTATGAAAGTGTTGCCTCCATGGATGATAAAGGACGGAATGAGTCTCACGAAAGAGCAATGGGGAGAAACCAAATCAGAGATGAAAACTGATGGTACTTTGACGGCTCCTGAGGTTTCTGATGACAAAAAATCCTCAACCGtaaatgatgaaaaaaagagTATACAG GATGAATATGTAAAAGCCTATTATGCCGCTCTACTAATGCGGCAACGTGAACAGGAAGAGCCGATGAATAGGCCGGAGCTAGCCAATACAATCTCCAACGAAGACTATTACACCACCACTGAGCGGCAAGTTGGCATGAAGTCAAAACGCGATGAAGATTATGAAGGAGACGATGTCAATTGGGAAGAGGCTGCTCCGACAACCG GTGGCCAAACTAGACAATTTAAAGTTGACCTGAATGAAGAAGCTGAAGTTTCTGAGGAGGAGGACGACATCGACTGGGAAGAAGGATGA
- the LOC121744106 gene encoding putative F-box/FBD/LRR-repeat protein At4g03220, whose protein sequence is METRSAKRKKPCQNPPPADLDDEDRVSDLPNDILHHVISFLPIKSAAQTSVLSRRWRELWYSFPDLDFTTAYSPPHIDSACRDAERRVRLHVARCAGYADQILSLLEKHSDVRVLRFRASLTFSRLSALIRHAVRHNVQELDIEVSTCDYFNFPRSVIGSSTLRSLRLKSCHPGFRLPPLQIMKDGFRSLSVLSLSRLILCDQPHLTNLFTNSSFPLLKKLHLEACFDLRHLRIESPALEDLSLENCYQLQDLEIRVQKLKKLRVRSCFDAYSVSSRVEIEAPDLRIMFWSYNAVTEECILHDLTHLQEAFVGFYLLPEDLSASKIISVWNFLSGMSNCHSLTLESQCIEILSKHNHFAGLSLRSFNKLKYLELATGFNKHNNSGLESIFRSSPTIHTITIMIIRDRSAQQQEWNKDLWQSPSSGEERHWESQAQSLSSFLHHLKVVKIHGFSECANDVSIVKFLLKHGKVLQQVFLSASLSKGRDSLLREKIKSQILGFSRASSNANIVFQ, encoded by the exons ATGGAAACGCGATCCGCCAAGCGGAAGAAGCCGTGCCAGAATCCGCCGCCGGCCGACCTCGACGATGAGGATCGCGTCAGCGATCTCCCCAACGACatcctccaccacgtcatctcCTTCCTTCCGATCAAATCCGCCGCGCAGACGAGCGTTCTCTCCCGCCGCTGGAGAGAACTCTGGTATTCCTTCCCCGATCTCGATTTCACCACCGCCTACAGCCCGCCGCACATTGACTCAGCCTGCCGCGACGCCGAGAGGCGAGTGCGGCTGCACGTCGCGCGATGCGCCGGCTACGCGGATCAGATCCTCAGCCTCCTCGAGAAGCACTCCGACGTCAGAGTACTCCGATTCCGAGCGTCGCTGACGTTCTCTCGCCTCTCCGCCCTGATCCGCCACGCCGTGAGGCACAACGTGCAGGAGCTCGACATCGAGGTCTCCACCTGCGATTACTTCAATTTCCCGCGCTCCGTGATCGGGAGCAGCACGCTGCGTTCGCTGCGGTTAAAATCATGCCATCCTGGATTCCGCCTGCCGCCTCTTCAGATCATGAAGGACGGATTCCGATCGCTGTCGGTTCTATCTCTCTCGCGCCTAATTCTGTGTGATCAGCCGCATCTCACGAATCTGTTCACAAATTCGTCGTTTCCTCTCCTGAAAAAGCTGCACCTCGAAGCTTGCTTCGATTTGAGGCATCTCAGAATCGAATCTCCCGCACTCGAGGATTTGAGCCTCGAGAACTGCTATCAGCTGCAGGATCTGGAAATCCGCGTCCAGAAACTGAAGAAATTGAGAGTGCGGAGCTGTTTTGATGCGTATAGCGTTAGCAGTCGGGTGGAGATCGAAGCACCTGATCTGCGAATCATGTTTTGGTCGTACAATGCTGTCACTGAAGAATGTATTCTGCATGACTTGACTCATCTCCAGGAGGCTTTTGTTGGTTTCTACCTCCTCCCTGAAGATCTTAGTGCGTCTAAGATCATTAGTGTGTGGAATTTCCTATCTGGAATGTCGAATTGCCACTCTCTCACTCTTGAAAGCCAGTGCATCGAG ATTCTATCAAAACACAATCACTTTGCAGGATTATCATTACGTTCATTCAACAAACTCAAGTATCTCGAGCTCGCCACCGGCTTTAACAAGCACAACAACTCCGGATTAGAAAGTATATTCAGGAGCTCTCCCACCATCCACACCATAACTATCATGATCATTCGCGACCGCAGCGCCCAACAACAA GAATGGAACAAGGATCTGTGGCAGTCCCCGAGCTCAGGCGAAGAGCGACACTGGGAGTCGCAGGCTCAGTCGCTGAGCTCGTTTCTCCATCACCTAAAGGTGGTGAAGATCCATGGATTCTCAGAATGTGCAAATGATGTAAGTATTGTGAAGTTCTTGCTCAAGCATGGGAAAGTGCTGCAGCAAGTGTTTCTAAGCGCTAGTCTGTCCAAGGGCAGAGATTCCCTTCTTAGAGAGAAGATCAAATCACAGATTTTGGGATTTTCTAGGGCTTCTTCCAATGCTAACATTGTTTTTCAGTAG
- the LOC121743190 gene encoding B-box zinc finger protein 32-like, producing the protein MKKTCELCKQAARIHCESDQAILCWDCDAKVHSANFLVARHSRNLLCRVCQSPTSWSSPGSKLSPTYSSCRKCADNFDGEHEEEEKSAAEEEEMAENHVAPWSPPPESSLSGGEAAHGREAASVVKKRSRLDHDRLDHDRTAIIEDLNICTDSVTRGIATTRSKFRRSEGAAAAPEERDVDLNLTLGLSAVD; encoded by the exons atgaagaaaacatgTGAGCTGTGTAAACAAGCGGCGCGGATACACTGTGAGTCAGACCAGGCGATCTTATGCTGGGACTGCGACGCCAAGGTGCACTCCGCCAACTTTCTGGTGGCGCGGCATTCGAGAAATCTCCTCTGCCGCGTCTGCCAGTCGCCGACGTCGTGGTCCTCCCCTGGATCCAAGCTGTCGCCGACCTACTCCTCCTGCCGAAAATGTGCCGATAATTTCGATGGAGAGCACGAGGAGGAAGAGAAGTCGGCGGCGGAGGAAGAGGAGATGGCCGAGAATCACGTCGCGCCGTGGTCGCCGCCGCCGGAGAGCTCTCTGAGTGGCGGTGAGGCTGCGCACGGCAGAGAAGCGGCATCGGTTGTAAAGAAACGCAGCCGGCTCGACCACGATCGGCTCGACCACGATCGTACCGCGATTATT GAAGATCTAAATATCTGTACGGATTCGGTGACGAGAGGAATAGCGACGACGCGGAGCAAGTTCCGGAGATCAGaaggggcggcggcggcgccggAGGAGAGAGACGTTGATCTGAATCTGACGCTGGGGCTTTCAGCCGTTGATTAA
- the LOC121743889 gene encoding calcium-binding protein KRP1-like, translating to MAGGRKGNDQFEDMLPLMAERLGGEGLIGELCKGFGLLMDREKGVITFDSLKKNSALLGLQDLGDEELEGMLREGDLDRDGALDQMEFCVLMFRLSPQLMDQSEALLGYALEQEFGWK from the coding sequence ATGGCTGGAGGGAGAAAGGGGAATGATCAGTTTGAAGACATGCTGCCATTGATGGCTGAGAGGTTGGGAGGTGAGGGGCTGATTGGGGAGCTCTGCAAAGGGTTTGGTCTGCTGATGGATAGGGAAAAAGGGGTGATCACATTTGACAGTTTGAAGAAGAACTCAGCTCTCTTGGGGCTGCAGGATCTCGGGGACGAAGAGCTCGAGGGCATGTTGAGGGAGGGCGATCTCGACCGGGATGGCGCCCTCGATCAGATGGAGTTTTGTGTGCTCATGTTCAGGTTGAGCCCTCAGCTCATGGACCAGTCTGAGGCCTTGCTTGGGTATGCTTTAGAGCAGGAGTTTGgatggaaatga